One genomic segment of Brassica napus cultivar Da-Ae chromosome A3, Da-Ae, whole genome shotgun sequence includes these proteins:
- the LOC106445507 gene encoding nicotinate phosphoribosyltransferase 1 has translation MNVLGKKPGRVVDKPTNPMVTPLLNDLYQFTMAYAYWKAGKQSERSVFDLYFRKNPFGGEYTIFAGLEECIKFLANFTLTDEEIDFVRDSLPGCEEAFCDYLRGLDCSDIEVYAVSEGSVVFPKVPLLRIEGPVAVVQLLETPFLNLINYASLVATNAARHRFVAGKSKLLLEFGARRAQGPDGAISASKYCYLGGFDATSNVAAGRLFGIPLRGTHSHAFVSSFMSLDEIVDKALRSSDGKTTCEDFVSLVQTCLAKIQNSSSLSGIFSETNKSELAAFTSYALAFPSAFLALVDTYDVMKSGIPNFCAVALALNELGYKAVGIRLDSGDLAYLSTEARKFFCGIERELNVPDFGKMIITASNDLNEETVDALNKQGHEVDAFGIGTNLVTCYSQAALGCVFKLVEINNQPRIKLSEDVTKVSIPCKKRTYRLFGKEGYPLVDIMTGENEPPPKVGERLLCRHPFNESKRAYVVPQRVEELLKCYWRGNADEAREELEPLKEIRNRCIKQLENMRPDHMRRLNPTPYKVSVSAKLYDFIHFLWLNEAPVGELH, from the exons ATGAACGTCCTTGGGAAGAAACCGGGTCGGGTCGTGGACAAACCCACGAACCCGATGGTGACTCCTCTCCTCAACGATCTCTACCAATTCACCATGGCTTATGCTTACTGGAAAGCCGGCAAGCAATCCGAACGATCCGT GTTTGATTTGTATTTTCGTAAGAACCCATTTGGCGGAGAGTACACTATCTTCGCTGGGTTAGAGGAATGCATCAAGTTCCTCGCTAACTTCACTTTGACCGACGAAGAGATTGATTTCGTTCGTGACTCCTTGCCTGGCTGCGag GAAGCTTTCTGTGATTACCTTCGAGGGCTTGACTGTTCCGACATTGAAGTGTACGCTGTTTCCGAAGGTTCAGTTGTGTTCCCTAAAGTGCCTTTACTCAGGATCGAAGGCCCTGTTGCT GTTGTGCAACTGTTGGAGACTCCGTTTCTGAATCTCATCAACTACGCGTCTCTGGTTGCTACTAACGCTGCCAGGCATCGTTTTGTTGCTGGCAAATCTAAGCTTCTGCTTGAGTTCGGTGCTCGGAGAGCTCAG GGACCTGATGGTGCAATAAGCGCATCAAAGTATTGCTACCTTGGAGGCTTTGATGCAACAAG CAATGTTGCGGCGGGGAGATTGTTTGGAATACCTCTCCGTGGTACACATTCACATGCTTTTGTCAGCTCATTCATG AGCCTTGATGAGATTGTTGACAAAGCTCTACGAAGCTCTGATGGGAAAACCACTTGTGAAGATTTCGTCAGTCTAGTCCAAACTTGCCTAGCCAAGATTCAG AACTCATCTTCATTATCTGGGATCTTCTCCGAGACAAACAAAAGCGAGCTTGCAGCTTTCACATCCTACGCGTTGGCTTTCCCCAGCGCCTTTCTTGCTCTTGTAGATACTTACGATGTGATGAAGAGTGGAATCCCTAACTTCTGTGCTGTTGCTTTAGCACTTAATGAACTGGG ATACAAAGCAGTAGGGATTAGATTGGATTCAGGCGACTTAGCTTACCTCTCTACTGAAGCCAGGAAGTTCTTTTGTGGCATAGAGAGAGAGCTTAATGTGCCTGACTTTGGGAAGATGATCATTACCGCTAGTAATGATCTTAACGAAGAGACAGTGGATGCTCTAAACAAACAG GGTCATGAAGTAGATGCATTTGGGATTGGAACCAACTTAGTGACTTGCTATTCGCAAGCAGCGTTAGGCTGTGTGTTCAAACTCGTGGAGATTAATAATCAGCCTCGGATCAAACTTTCTGAAGATGTTACTAAGGTGTCGATACCATGTAAAAAGCGTACTTACAGATTGTTTGGGAAAGAGGGTTACCCTCTAGTTGATATTATGACTGGAGAGAACGAACCACCACCTAAG GTTGGTGAGAGGTTACTTTGCCGTCATCCTTTCAATGAATCGAAAAGAGCTTATGTGGTGCCACAGCGTGTGGAAGAGCTTCTGAAATGCTATTGGCGTGGAAATGCAG ATGAAGCTAGGGAAGAGCTAGAGCCATTGAAAGAGATAAGAAACCGTTGCATCAAACAGCTTGAAAACATGCGACCTGATCATATGAGAAGATTAAACCCTACTCCTTATAAg GTTAGTGTAAGTGCCAAGTTGTATGACTTCATCCACTTCCTCTGGCTCAACGAAGCTCCTGTCGGTGAACTTCATTGA